The proteins below are encoded in one region of Papio anubis isolate 15944 chromosome 19, Panubis1.0, whole genome shotgun sequence:
- the SERPINB5 gene encoding serpin B5, whose translation MDALQLANSAFAVDLFKQLCEKEPLGNVLFSPICLSTSLSLAQVGAKGDTANEIGQVLHFENVKDVPFGFQTVTSDVNKLSSFYSLKLIKRLYIDKSLNLSTEFISSTKRPYAKELETVDFKDKLEETKGQINNSIKDLTDGHFENILADNSVNDQTKILVVNAAYFVGKWMKKFPESETKECPFRVNKTDTKPVQMMNMEATFCMGNIDSINCKIIELPFQNKHLSMFILLPKDVEDESTGLEKIEKQLNSESLLQWTNPSTMANAKVKLSIPKFKVEKMIDPKASLENLGLKHIFSEDTSDFSGMSETKGVALSNVIHKVRLEITEDGGDSIEVPGARILQHKDELNADHPFIYIIRHNKTRNIIFFGKFCSP comes from the exons ATGGATGCCCTGCAACTAGCAAATTCGGCTTTTGCTGTTGATCTGTTCAAACAACTATGTGAAAAGGAGCCACTAGGCAATGTCCTCTTCTCTCCAATCTGTCTCTCCACCTCTCTGTCACTTGCTCAAGTGGGTGCTAAAGGTGACACTGCAAATGAAATTGGACAG gttcttcattttgaaaatgtcaaagACGTGCCCTTTGGATTTCAAACAGTAACATCGGATGTCAACAAACTTAGTTCCTTTTACTCACTGAAATTAATCAAGCGGCTCTACATAGACAAATCTCTGAATCTTTCTACA GAGTTCATCAGCTCTACGAAGAGACCCTATGCAAAGGAATTGGAAACTGTTGACTTCAAAGATAAACTGGAAGAAACGAAAGGTCAGATCAACAACTCAATTAAGGATCTCACAGACG GCCACTTTGAGAACATTTTAGCTGACAACAGTGTGAACGACCAGACTAAAATCCTTGTGGTTAATGCCGCCTACTTTGTTGGCAAGTGGATGAAGAAATTTCCTgaatcagaaacaaaagaatgtcCTTTCAGAGTCAACAAG ACAGACACCAAACCAGTGCAGATGATGAACATGGAGGCCACGTTCTGTATGGGAAACATTGACAGTATCAATTGTAAGATCATAGAGCTTCCTTTTCAAAATAAGCATCTCAGCATGTTCATCCTGCTACCCAAGGATGTGGAGGATGAGTCCACAGGCTTGGAGAAG ATTGAAAAACAACTCAACTCAGAGTCCCTGTTGCAGTGGACTAATCCCAGCACCATGGCCAATGCCAAGGTCAAACTCTCCATTCCAAAATTTAAGGTGGAAAAGATGATTGATCCCAAGGCTAGTCTGGAAAATCTAGGGCTGAAACATATCTTCAGTGAAGACACATCTGATTTCTCTGGAATGTCAGAGACCAAGGGAGTGGCCCTATCAAATGTTATCCACAAAGTGCGCTTAGAAATAACTGAAGATGGTGGGGATTCCATAGAGGTGCCAGGAGCACGGATCCTGCAGCACAAGGATGAATTGAATGCCGACCATCCCTTTATTTACATCATCAGGCACAACAAAACTCGAAACATCATTTTCTTTGGCAAATTCTGTTCTCCTTAA